One part of the Arabidopsis thaliana chromosome 1 sequence genome encodes these proteins:
- the GLC gene encoding HXXXD-type acyl-transferase family protein (HXXXD-type acyl-transferase family protein; FUNCTIONS IN: transferase activity, transferring acyl groups other than amino-acyl groups, transferase activity; INVOLVED IN: biological_process unknown; LOCATED IN: cellular_component unknown; EXPRESSED IN: 19 plant structures; EXPRESSED DURING: 11 growth stages; CONTAINS InterPro DOMAIN/s: Transferase (InterPro:IPR003480); BEST Arabidopsis thaliana protein match is: hydroxycinnamoyl-CoA shikimate/quinate hydroxycinnamoyl transferase (TAIR:AT5G48930.1).), producing MGSSYQESPPLLLEDLKVTIKESTLIFPSEETSERKSMFLSNVDQILNFDVQTVHFFRPNKEFPPEMVSEKLRKALVKLMDAYEFLAGRLRVDPSSGRLDVDCNGAGAGFVTAASDYTLEELGDLVYPNPAFAQLVTSQLQSLPKDDQPLFVFQEERKKKSKVLSV from the exons ATGGGTTCTTCGTACCAAGAATCTCCACCGTTGCTTCTTGAAGATCTTAAGGTTACGATCAAAGAATCAACACTCATTTTCCCATCTGAAGAAACCAGCGAGAGAAAATCCATGTTCTTATCCAACGTCGACCAAATTCTCAACTTTGACGTTCAAACAGTTCATTTCTTCCGACCTAACAAGGAGTTTCCACCGGAGATGGTCTCGGAGAAGCTGAGAAAGGCGTTGGTGAAACTCATGGACGCTTATGAGTTCTTGGCCGGGAGACTCCGCGTGGATCCTAGCTCTGGACGGCTTGATGTTGACTGTAACGGTGCTGGAGCTGGCTTTGTGACGGCGGCGAGTGACTACACGTTGGAGGAACTTGGAGATTTGGTTTATCCAAATCCAGCTTTTGCTCAATTGGTTACAAGTCAGCTTCAGAGTTTGCCCAAAGATGATCAACCCTTGTTTGTCTTTCAG gaagaaagaaaaaaaaaatcaaaagttttgagtGTATAA
- the GLC gene encoding HXXXD-type acyl-transferase family protein (HXXXD-type acyl-transferase family protein; FUNCTIONS IN: transferase activity, transferring acyl groups other than amino-acyl groups, transferase activity; INVOLVED IN: biological_process unknown; LOCATED IN: cellular_component unknown; EXPRESSED IN: 19 plant structures; EXPRESSED DURING: 11 growth stages; CONTAINS InterPro DOMAIN/s: Transferase (InterPro:IPR003480); BEST Arabidopsis thaliana protein match is: HXXXD-type acyl-transferase family protein (TAIR:AT5G41040.1); Has 2085 Blast hits to 2084 proteins in 114 species: Archae - 0; Bacteria - 0; Metazoa - 0; Fungi - 33; Plants - 2050; Viruses - 0; Other Eukaryotes - 2 (source: NCBI BLink).), translating into MGSSYQESPPLLLEDLKVTIKESTLIFPSEETSERKSMFLSNVDQILNFDVQTVHFFRPNKEFPPEMVSEKLRKALVKLMDAYEFLAGRLRVDPSSGRLDVDCNGAGAGFVTAASDYTLEELGDLVYPNPAFAQLVTSQLQSLPKDDQPLFVFQITSFKCGGFAMGISTNHTTFDGLSFKTFLENLASLLHEKPLSTPPCNDRTLLKARDPPSVAFPHHELVKFQDCETTTVFEATSEHLDFKIFKLSSEQIKKLKERASETSNGNVRVTGFNVVTALVWRCKALSVAAEEGEETNLERESTILYAVDIRGRLNPELPPSYTGNAVLTAYAKEKCKALLEEPFGRIVEMVGEGSKRITDEYARSAIDWGELYKGFPHGEVLVSSWWKLGFAEVEYPWGKPKYSCPVVYHRKDIVLLFPDIDGDSKGVYVLAALPSKEMSKFQHWFEDTLC; encoded by the exons ATGGGTTCTTCGTACCAAGAATCTCCACCGTTGCTTCTTGAAGATCTTAAGGTTACGATCAAAGAATCAACACTCATTTTCCCATCTGAAGAAACCAGCGAGAGAAAATCCATGTTCTTATCCAACGTCGACCAAATTCTCAACTTTGACGTTCAAACAGTTCATTTCTTCCGACCTAACAAGGAGTTTCCACCGGAGATGGTCTCGGAGAAGCTGAGAAAGGCGTTGGTGAAACTCATGGACGCTTATGAGTTCTTGGCCGGGAGACTCCGCGTGGATCCTAGCTCTGGACGGCTTGATGTTGACTGTAACGGTGCTGGAGCTGGCTTTGTGACGGCGGCGAGTGACTACACGTTGGAGGAACTTGGAGATTTGGTTTATCCAAATCCAGCTTTTGCTCAATTGGTTACAAGTCAGCTTCAGAGTTTGCCCAAAGATGATCAACCCTTGTTTGTCTTTCAG ATAACATCATTCAAGTGCGGTGGATTTGCAATGGGAATCTCAACAAACCATACCACGTTCGATGGACTTAGTTTCAAAACATTCCTCGAAAACTTAGCTTCTCTACTTCACGAGAAGCCCTTATCAACACCTCCATGCAACGACCGTACTCTTCTCAAAGCTCGTGATCCACCAAGTGTTGCATTCCCACACCACGAGCTTGTCAAGTTCCAAGACTGTGAGACAACAACAGTCTTCGAAGCTACTTCAGAGCACTTAGACTTCAAGATCTTCAAGCTATCCTCTGAACAAATCAAGAAGCTCAAGGAGAGAGCCTCAGAGACTAGTAACGGTAATGTTCGCGTGACGGGTTTCAACGTTGTAACCGCTTTGGTCTGGAGGTGCAAGGCACTCTCTGTAGCAgcagaggaaggagaagaaaccaaTCTTGAAAGAGAATCAACGATTCTTTATGCTGTGGACATTAGAGGGAGGCTGAATCCTGAGCTTCCACCGTCTTACACTGGAAACGCGGTTTTAACGGCATACGCAAAGGAGAAATGCAAGGCATTGCTTGAAGAGCCGTTTGGGAGGATTGTAGAAATGGTAGGAGAAGGGTCAAAGAGGATAACGGATGAGTATGCGCGGTCTGCTATAGATTGGGGAGAGTTATACAAAGGGTTTCCCCATGGGgaagttttggtttcttcttggtGGAAACTCGGATTCGCAGAGGTTGAGTATCCTTGGGGAAAGCCTAAGTATAGCTGTCCCGTTGTCTATCATCGAAAAGACATTGTTTTGCTGTTTCCGGACATCGATGGAGATAGTAAAGGTGTTTATGTCTTGGCTGCTTTGCCTTCTAAGGAGATGTCCAAGTTTCAGCACTGGTTTGAAGACACTCTGTGCTGA
- the GLC gene encoding HXXXD-type acyl-transferase family protein (HXXXD-type acyl-transferase family protein; FUNCTIONS IN: transferase activity, transferring acyl groups other than amino-acyl groups, transferase activity; INVOLVED IN: biological_process unknown; LOCATED IN: cellular_component unknown; EXPRESSED IN: 19 plant structures; EXPRESSED DURING: 11 growth stages; CONTAINS InterPro DOMAIN/s: Transferase (InterPro:IPR003480); BEST Arabidopsis thaliana protein match is: HXXXD-type acyl-transferase family protein (TAIR:AT5G41040.1).) yields MGISTNHTTFDGLSFKTFLENLASLLHEKPLSTPPCNDRTLLKARDPPSVAFPHHELVKFQDCETTTVFEATSEHLDFKIFKLSSEQIKKLKERASETSNGNVRVTGFNVVTALVWRCKALSVAAEEGEETNLERESTILYAVDIRGRLNPELPPSYTGNAVLTAYAKEKCKALLEEPFGRIVEMVGEGSKRITDEYARSAIDWGELYKGFPHGEVLVSSWWKLGFAEVEYPWGKPKYSCPVVYHRKDIVLLFPDIDGDSKGVYVLAALPSKEMSKFQHWFEDTLC; encoded by the coding sequence ATGGGAATCTCAACAAACCATACCACGTTCGATGGACTTAGTTTCAAAACATTCCTCGAAAACTTAGCTTCTCTACTTCACGAGAAGCCCTTATCAACACCTCCATGCAACGACCGTACTCTTCTCAAAGCTCGTGATCCACCAAGTGTTGCATTCCCACACCACGAGCTTGTCAAGTTCCAAGACTGTGAGACAACAACAGTCTTCGAAGCTACTTCAGAGCACTTAGACTTCAAGATCTTCAAGCTATCCTCTGAACAAATCAAGAAGCTCAAGGAGAGAGCCTCAGAGACTAGTAACGGTAATGTTCGCGTGACGGGTTTCAACGTTGTAACCGCTTTGGTCTGGAGGTGCAAGGCACTCTCTGTAGCAgcagaggaaggagaagaaaccaaTCTTGAAAGAGAATCAACGATTCTTTATGCTGTGGACATTAGAGGGAGGCTGAATCCTGAGCTTCCACCGTCTTACACTGGAAACGCGGTTTTAACGGCATACGCAAAGGAGAAATGCAAGGCATTGCTTGAAGAGCCGTTTGGGAGGATTGTAGAAATGGTAGGAGAAGGGTCAAAGAGGATAACGGATGAGTATGCGCGGTCTGCTATAGATTGGGGAGAGTTATACAAAGGGTTTCCCCATGGGgaagttttggtttcttcttggtGGAAACTCGGATTCGCAGAGGTTGAGTATCCTTGGGGAAAGCCTAAGTATAGCTGTCCCGTTGTCTATCATCGAAAAGACATTGTTTTGCTGTTTCCGGACATCGATGGAGATAGTAAAGGTGTTTATGTCTTGGCTGCTTTGCCTTCTAAGGAGATGTCCAAGTTTCAGCACTGGTTTGAAGACACTCTGTGCTGA